A genomic window from Silene latifolia isolate original U9 population chromosome Y, ASM4854445v1, whole genome shotgun sequence includes:
- the LOC141631506 gene encoding uncharacterized protein LOC141631506, which produces MIQALATQVNRLDQATNAIIKLLESEIAQVAANQSTRQPGQLPSQSEKRKEMLNMITLRSGLSYSDADIAGTDVSGTNSNATVADRRLKRVKKTEPEFARFGELVRGLNVSVPFIELLKQVPSYLKFMREVLMRKRTIDDFETVALTEGCSAHLQNRTPPKLADPGSFSIPCHIGVQLIDNALCDLGASVSVLPLSLPNG; this is translated from the exons ATGATTCAAGCTCTCGCTACACAAGTGAATAGGTTGGACCAAGCAACCAATGCTATTATCAAATTGCTTGAGTCCGAAATAGCTCAAGTTGCCGCAAATCAATCAACGAGGCAACCCGGACAGCTGCCTTCTCAATctgaaaagaggaaagaaatgcTGAATATGATAACATTGAGAAGCGGACTGAGTTATTCTGATGCTGATATTGCTGGTACTGATGTTTCTGGCACAAATTCTAATGCTACTGTTGCTGACA GGCGCTTGAAGAGGGTCAAGAAGACGGAGCCTGAGTTCGCACGTTTCGGTGAACTTGTGCGAGGATTGAACGTAAGTGTTCCGTTTATCGAGCTGCTAAAACAGGTACCTTCATATCTAAAATTTATGCGAGAAGTATTAATGCGTAAAAGGACCATAGATGATTTTGAGACAGTAGCTTTGACGGAGGGGTGTTCTGCACACCTCCAAAATAGGACCCCACCTAAGCTTGCTGACCCTGGAAGTTTTTCGATACCGTGTCACATTGGAGTTCAATTAATTGATAATGCGTTGTGTGATTTAGGAGCAAGTGTTAGCGTGTTACCCTTGTCTTTGCCAAACGGTTAG